A part of Periophthalmus magnuspinnatus isolate fPerMag1 chromosome 14, fPerMag1.2.pri, whole genome shotgun sequence genomic DNA contains:
- the nova1 gene encoding RNA-binding protein Nova-1 isoform X2, with amino-acid sequence MEEGEYFLKVLIPSYAAGSIIGKGGQTIVQLQKETGATIKLSKSKDFYPGTTERVCLIQGTVEALNGVHNFIAEKVREMPQSAQKPEPVSILQPQTTVNPDRVKQAKLIVPNSTAGLIIGKGGATVKAVMEQSGAWVQLSQKPEGINLQERVVTISGEPEQNRKAVEIIVQKIQEDPQSSSCLNISYSNVSGPVANSNPTGSPYANTAEVLPNAAAAAATASSLLGQAGLTGMGAFPAAMSSFSGNDLLAITSALNTLASYGYNTNTLGLGLNPAAASGVLAAVAASANPAAAAAANLLASYASDASSSAGHPATGLGGFSLGSLAAATGASNGYLNASSPLMASSLLATEKLADGAKDVVEIAVPENLVGAILGKGGKTLVEYQELTGARIQISKKGEFIPGTRNRKVTITGSPAATQAAQYLISQRITYEQGVRATNPQKVG; translated from the exons AGGAGGGTGAGTACTTCCTGAAGGTGCTGATCCCCAGCTATGCAGCCGGCTCTATAATTGGCAAAGGCGGCCAGACCATCGTACAACTGCAGAAAGAGACGGGTGCGACGATTAAGCTGTCCAAATCCAAAGACTTCTATCCAG GAACAACAGAGCGAGTCTGTCTGATCCAGGGGACAGTCGAAGCCCTCAATGGCGTCCACAACTTCATTGCAGAAAAGGTGCGAGAGATGCCCCAGAGCGCCCAGAAACCCGAGCCAGTCAGTATCCTGCAGCCCCAAACTACAGTCAACCCGGACCGCGTCAAACAG GCTAAATTGATAGTTCCCAACAGCACTGCTGGGCTCATCATTGGCAAAGGCGGAGCTACGGTGAAGGCGGTGATGGAGCAGTCTGGAGCCTGGGTGCAGCTCTCTCAGAAACCCGAGGGCATCAACCTTCAGGAGCGAGTGGTGACCATCAGCGGGGAGCCTGAGCAGAACCGCAAAGCTGTGGAGATCATCGTCCAGAAGATCCAAGAAGACCCCCAGAGCAGCAGCTGCCTCAACATCAGTTACTCCAACGTGTCCGGCCCCGTGGCCAACTCCAACCCCACCGGCTCCCCCTACGCCAACACGGCCGAGGTCCTGCCCAACGCTGCTGCGGCCGCCGCCACTGCCTCCAGTCTGCTGGGCCAGGCCGGTTTGACCGGGATGGGCGCCTTCCCTGCCGCTATGTCCAGTTTCTCTGGTAACGACCTTCTGGCCATCACATCCGCCCTCAACACACTGGCCAGCTACGGCTACAACACCAACACCCTGGGCCTCGGCCTCAACCCGGCCGCCGCCTCGGGCGTCCTGGCGGCGGTAGCGGCCAGCGCTAACCCTGCGGCTGCTGCGGCCGCTAATCTGTTAGCTTCCTATGCTAGTGACGCGTCCAGCAGTGCAGGCCACCCTGCCACAGGCCTGGGGGGCTTCTCACTAGGCTCTCTCGCTGCTGCTACTGGGGCTTCCAACGGGTACCTGAAcgcctcctcccccctcatGGCCTCCTCCCTGCTGGCCACAGAGAAGTTGGCTGACGGGGCCAAGGACGTGGTAGAGATCGCTGTGCCCGAGAATCTGGTCGGTGCCATTTTGGGAAAAGGAGGGAAAACGCTAGTTGAGTACCAAGAGCTCACAGGAGCTCGCATCCAGATCTCCAAAAAAGGGGAATTCATTCCTGGTACTCGGAACCGTAAAGTTACCATTACAGGGTCGCCTGCCGCTACACAAGCAGCGCAGTATCTGATCAGCCAGAGGATCACGTACGAGCAGGGCGTACGCGCTACCAACCCACAGAAGGTGGGCTAA